The DNA window TTCAAAGCTTCATCAGCAGCtgcatgtttgcttgttttcttggttCCATAGCCTTCAGCTAAGCAGTGGTCCTGCAGAAACACCCGGCAACGCCAGGTGCGATTTGGCATCATCTCATACTTGTACTCAACTGACATTTTGTTGAACGAGGCAGAATTATTAAGGATGCCAATTGCATCGTTTGCATTTTCCGTAATGACAAAATTGGTCCAATGTTTGGCAGAACTATTAAAGATAGGCTGCCCGGAAGCATCCTTCCCCAGCACTACCAGATCTTCTAGTGGTTTCAGAGCTGGAGGGAAATCATAGGAAATCATGCCAATCTGACACACCACAAGGTCCTCTCCAATGGTGTGCTTGAATTTCCGCCGGACAACTCTAACCTCAATACGCTTCTGCAAGAGTTTGACAGCTAGCTCAGTAGCTCGATCCCTGGACCCATTCTTGCTGCCAGCATAACCTGTAGTTAAGTAGATATTTTGGCATCTCACTTCACAAGCATAACCATCTGTgagaagttttttatttttggggatATCAGCAGGAGGAATTTCTTTTAAAGGAGCATATATATACTCAGGATTTGTCTTACATGTCTGAATACAACGAGTTAGCATGTAGGTATAATTAATTTTATCAGATCCAGAAGTCATCTCTGGATTAGAAAGGTTCTTCCAGATAGCAGCTGTtaacttttcaataaaatactGCTTCTCGGCTACCACTGACTCAGGATATGTCTGTGAAGGAGAAGGCTCAGGAGGTGGAGCTGACTGAGAGTTTGCCTGCTGGGATGTGCTGTTTGGGACAGGGTTCCCACTGTCAAAATACGTATTGGTTGTTACTGGCTGTTCTTTCGTGAAAATAAATCCTGACGAATCACAGTACTGAGAATTCCCATCTTGTACACTGAAAGAGTCTTGAGTATAATCTTGGTAGACATTTCTTGGCATGCTGGCAAAATGTGTTTGTTCATTTACCTCTTTTGTTTGAGGGCCATAAGGATCTTCCTGTCTTTCATCTTTTGAACTACTAGCTACAAAATGTACAGGCTCAAAACGAGGTCTCGCATGGAATTTGGAACCGGCTTGCTTTTTAGGAGGATTTTGACCTATAGAATGAGTGAAATTTACAATTCATTAAAATGGGAATATTTCAAAGAATCAAGCAGGAAAATAGTACTAACCATAGTATCTGAAAGGTTGGCATAATATATATGGCGCTGTTGGTATAATAGATGTCACATCAGAAAAACTTCAAATCACTTTGGTGAAGTGACTCACCACTGTAAGACTCCACCATAAAGAGGGATGCTCCTCTTTTCTTCCATGTGTAAGGGAAAACTCTTGATAGGAAATACCCTGCTGAACCAAGTATGTAGGTAACTTCCATGCATGACTGGGAGATGATTTTGCACCGAATTAGCTCAAGCACAGGTGAAATGTACTGGAAAGATATGTTAGTACAATGTCTCACCACCTGTGCTGAGTTCACTGAATGACTGCAAATGGAATAAATGGCTCTAATGCAACAGAGATGGTGACCGAAAGAGCTTACTAAACCCTTCTCTTCTGTGTGAGATGAGTGACTCCGTGATAGTGCTTTATATAGttgtaactaaaaaaaaaattaaaagatgccAAACATTTTAACCAAAACCTTATCTGACCTATGTATGAAGGCTGTTTGCTAGGTTTTATTTCTAGAACCACCACCACCTGAGGGGACACCATATTTGAAGCTATGGAAGAACTATTTAAGCTATACCAGAGATTAGAGCTTCCTCCCAGTAGTGCTGCTTAGTAGAAAACTTGTCCATCTGGACCTATCTAGGATGATTTGGTTACTTAGATACTCAAATGATCTCAGAAATATGACTGTTCTATTTAGTGGAATAAACTTCAAGAATAGCATTATAGTGGGACTTCTGTATTTAGTTTTTTCAGCTCTATTTAACACCTCCCCCCAAATTGtgcataagtaaattaaaaatcttttatctTTACGTAAGAGCCAGTGTTATTTAAAACCATATAGCACACTCATAAGCCATGATTCTCAAATCCCACCTTCCAGAAGCTAGTATACTCACCATCGTATGTTGACAGGTGACGCTTCTGGCCTTTGGAAGGTTTGGGCAGCATCAGATCGTATGAAGGCATTTCCCCAATATCAATACCTTCAGCCATTTGAAGAATTTTTTCCATCAGGCGTGGGCTGTACCTATTTAAGTTAATATTATCTACAGTTAAAACATGTAagcatggggcaggagagatggcttagcagttaggtgcttgcctgtgaagcttaaggacccaggttcaattccctagttcccacataagccagatacacaaagtggcacatgtgtctggagttcatttgcaatagctagaggccctgacatattcattctctctctcttaaatagataaataaaatattcttacaaAAACAtgtaaggggactggagagatggcttagcagttaagtgcttgcctatgaagcctaaggacgccggttcgaggctcaattacccaggacccatgttagccaaatgtacaaggggacgcacgtgtttggagttcgtttgcagtggctggaggcaggccctggctcacccattctctctccctctctctatttgcctctttctctgtcactctcaaatgaataagcaaaaattaaaaaaaaaatgtaaggatatATACATTgtttgaatctggagttcatttgtaacatctagagggcctgatgtgcccattctctctttgtttgtctctgcttgcaaataatttttttttctttttcttttttttttttttttttgttttgtttttcgaggtagggtctcactctagcccaggctgaactggaattcactatggagtctcagggtggcctcgaacttatggcaatcctcctacctctgcctcccgagtgctgggattaaaggggtgcgccaccacgcccggctcaaataaataaatatttttaaataatgctttaaaaagccagtatttggggctggagagatggctcagtggttaaaggcacttgcttgtaaaacctaatggcccaggttcaactcccaagtatcatgagatgcatgcatctagagtttgtttgtagtggcaggaggccctggcttacccatattctgtctctttaataaataaatatgtttttttaaaagccagtattagctgggcatggcacatgtctttaatcccagaacttgggagacagaggtagaaggatcaatgtgagtttgaggtcactttgagactacatagtaaattccaggtcagcctgggttagagtgagaacacaccctgaaaaaaaaaaaacaagtaagcaaacaaaaaactagtATTATCATTGAGCCCATAGGATGTATTATCAGGATATTTTGGCTAGTGACAAAAGAATCAGTCCTGATAGctttatctttaaaatacttattggaaATTAAGATTTTTCTGCAAAAGACATACAGATGTATAATCAACAATTTCTAGATCAGACCTTATCAAAACAtgaattgagctgggcatggtggcacctgactttaatcccagcacttggaaggcagaggtatgaggactgccataagttcaagatcaccctgacactacagagtgaattccaggtcatcctggacttgagtgagaccctacctcgaaaagaaaacaaaacaagaattgaAAATGCCAATGGAAACTCATgacttgctcttctttttcatgTAAGTATTATAAGTAAACAAATGTATCTCTGTGTACAGAAGTACTAATAAGAGCTGGTGGGTTGCTAACATCCACATTGTGATCACTATCATTTCTCATGCAAAGAAATTATGGTACTTAGAGAAATGCCTGCTTCCAAGTCTGGGGCAGGAAACATCTAAGATGAGCCTGGAAAATCTCATGCCTACAAACAAGGAAGCTGTCATAGCAGTTGTGCCAAATGGACTCAGAAGCCAATCTGAGTAGACTCCTATTGGCAACAAGAACCAACTTGAATATCAATAGGACAATAACTGAAATGAAAATATCTTGAGAATCAATTTATAATACTTACAAACCCACTACTGGTCACGTTTGGAAGATGGAGGGAATGTAGTCATTactctgcaaataagtaaatattgaaggaagaaagcaaataTTTAACCTGCATTTTCTATACAAACTATCTCAAAGCAACCAGAGTTGGTGAAGAAAATCACTTTTAGAGAAGCATTTCTAGCTAGAAAATTGTAGGAATGATAAACTTCTGCCATAAGACTTCAGCATAAGTCTACCACCCAGTGAGTAATATACAGGAGGTAATCCGGATATAAATCCCCTTAAATATTCTAAAACTGATGGCTGAAAAAGGTGTAAAAAGAAtctaacagagaaaagaaagccttTGCAACAAATTAGGAACTGTAGGCAAAAACCAGTCAAACCACACCCCAACCCACACACCTTTAAACAACATTAAATGTAAAGCTATACAACTCTTATATAAAGAAATACAGGAGAAAATCTTGAGGATCTAGGCCTAGTCCAGCAGTTCTTAGACTTGACACCTCATGATCCATTGAAGCAAACAATGATAAAGTGGACCTTATCAGAGTTAAAATCTTGTGTTCTTAAAAGGCTTTGTAAAAAGACAAACTACAGACCAGGAGAAAACACACTATACTTGGCAAAGACTAGTCAGCTCAAAACTCAAAaggaacaaaaagtttaaaatgagCAAAAGGCATTGATAAAATCTGTCACCAAAGAGAACTGATAGACTGCAAATAAACAGATGAAATgatgttcaacatcattagcCACAAGGGAAATGTAATTGAAAAACACTATTGATTTATCAGaatggcaaaaaacaaaacaaaacaaaacaaaacagtgacacCACCAAATGCTGACAAGAATATGAAGAAATTAGATCCCTTagacattgctggtgggaatataaaataACCACTCTAGAAAACAATTTGGTATTTTCTAATAAGGTTAAACCTCAATTACTCCATGATCCAGCAACCATACTCTTGGGCATTTACCTGGAGAAATGAAAACTTGTATTCCCACAAAAACCTATACATGAATGTTCACAATAGCTTTATAGCCTGTGTTTCAAGAGATGAATGATTCAACTCTGATATATACACACCACAGAAAAACTATATAGTAACAGAAAGGAACAAACCACCAACATGGGCAACAGTGCTAGTGGGAAGATGTGGTtattttaaaaggacaaagaGGGATCTTTGTGCTACTGGGAATATTACATTTATCTTGACTATAGTGGTAGATACAAACATCTACACATGGGTTGGGGAGTGTATTTCAGTAATAAAAGTGGTTGGCTAGCAAGCTCAAGATgctgggttctattcccaagcaccagcataattaaaaaaaaaaaaacaaaaaacaaaaactacacatgatgaggttggagagatggctcagacgttaaggcacttgcctgcaaagcctaatgacccaagttcgattccctaatacAGAGTTGACAGTACAGtatagtaaagccagatgcacaaagtagtgcatgcatctggagttcatctgcagtggctagaggccctggcacacccattcattcaaattctctctctctcagaaataatttttaaaatccccCACACGATTTGTACAGAATATactaaatgcacacacatactagTAAAACTGGGGGAATCTGAGTAAGATACATTGATGATGACAATGTCATTAGCAGAGTTGTGATAGTACATCATCATTTTGCTAAATGTCAACACTGTGTCTTTATCTCTCctgcttccccttccctttctccctaggtgttttgagacagggtcttactctgtattCCAGGCTACACAACTGCTACtgctagaactcactatgtagccaggagAGACTAGAAGTTTTAACAATTCTCCTGCCGCAGCTTCCCGAGtcttgggattacaagcatgcaccaccacacccagttagggtttttttttttttttggttgtttgttttttgaggtagggtctcacgctagcccaggttgacctggaattcactatgaagtcccagggtggcctcgaactcacagcaatcctcttacctctacctcccaagtactgggattaaaggcatgtgtcaccacacccagctagggtttttgttgttgttgtttgttttttgttttgctttttgtttgttttttcaaggtaaggtctcacctgGTTAaggcccaagatgacctggaattcactatgtagaactgggattaaaggtgtacaccaccacacgtAGATTAGATCGGATGTTTTAAAACTATCGTTTTTGCTGCaggaaagtagaaaaaaaaatatgggctcaaatcaaggtttttttttttgctgttgttgttatcaTGGCTCTTTCAGCCCCTTTTCTGACCTATGACTAAAATAGATTTctggagctcagtggttaaataggcacttgcctgcaaagccagatcattctttcttcctctgcttggaaatatttttttaaaaatgattcctGGTAGCATTTGGGGAGAAAATTCTAACAATGACTAACTATCAGTTTAACATGAATACACTCTGAACTTGAATAACCAGTTCCATAAACATCAAATGTCTTTCCTTGCATAACATATGCCAAGACATAGTGGCTTTCATCAACAAGTTACTGGAAGCTAGATCAGCTATAACCTGCATTTCCTAGGCTACCAGAGCTAACACCAGTGTTTAAATACCaagagtaattttattttttcccttataTTTGAAGAGCAGAATGTCtagtctaaataaataaacattcaggctggagagatggctttgtggttaaggaacttgtctgcaagtcctaacgacccaggttcgattccccaatacccacataagccagatgcacatggtggtgctagcatctggagtttgtttgcatggctagaggccctgatgtgcccatcctctctcactctttcaaataaataaataaataaacaaacaaacaaacaaacaaacagccaggcatggtggtacacacctttaatcccagcactcaggaggcagaggtagggggatcaccatgagttcgaggccaccctgagactacatagtgaaatccaggtcagcctgagctagagtgaggccttaccttgaaaagctgaaataataatgataaaataaagatatgaaaAACAATCAAATATTCTGTTTCATTTCCATGCAAATGTGCAATCTCGTTTCCAAAGCaacagaagaaaacagaagtctatgaaaaaagcaaagtctacaatttttttttttccccctgaggcagggtctcactgtacccaagctgacctggaactcactctgtagcaacaggctggtctcaaactcatggtgatcctcctacctcaatttcccgagtgctgggattaaggtgtgtccACAATAACAGACACCATGAGTCTACAATTCTTAAAACTGATACtctccacttgggaggcagagtggaggattgccgtgagttccaggccatcctgagactacatagtaaaaagttcaggtcagcctggtctacagcaagaccctacctcaaaaaacaaacaaacaaacgaaaaactGATACTCTCACAATTACTACCAAGATTGGTGGTACAACCATGCCACTCACTATGAATTGCAGTCAAAATTCTTCAGACCTTCAATCTGAACCTAATTCCAAGTAGTGACTAAAAATGATACCATTGTGTGTGAACTATGCATTTGGGCTCAATCCATTCACATtcactttttctcatttcttctagCAATAAGTCATTTTTAGACCTAATTGTTGTTTCCTACTCATCACAACTGCCACAAAATTTAGTATTTCCCATAGGCTACAAAAACAAACCCTTGTATAGATTAAACAAGAATGGAAAAGGCCTTCATATGATTTAACACTTGACTAGTCaaaaacaatggaaaaaaaacaaTGCTATGCATTTTATGCATTAACCTAGTCTTCAATAAGATCAACAGGATTTAATATCTATTCCTAAAATTATCTAGAAAATACATATTAAAGGATAAGGAAGCATTTCTACAAAATACAAGTAAGCCAAGGCAATAAATCTTTCATTATTCAGTTTTCTACAGTTGTTTTTCACAATGTATTCAAAATCAACACtttcaagaaagaaaatccaTCAAGAAAAGTATAAATATCTCAACCACTGATAATGTGAGTACCATTtaaggagatttttaaaaatttgttaactttttaaatttatttgaaagtgacaggcacagagagagagagaatggatgcaccagcgcctccagtcactgcaaacgaactccagatgcatgtgccccttgtgcatctggctaacatgggtcctgggtaatcaagcctccaaccggggtccttaggattcacaggcaagtgcttaactgctaagccatctctccagcccttttaatatgtatatatatatttttaattttgtagggTTTTCAAAATTCTATTATATTTTCCATGGTCCCcaatcactaattttttttttgtttttctttttcaaggtaggcagtcttgctctagctcaggttcacctggaatttactatgcagactcaggcttgccttgaactcagcgatctcctacctctgcctctgggattaaaggtgtgcgccaccacgcctggcctagatGATCATTTGTGTCATTATACTTTTTAAACCTAAAAAAAtaatagctggacgtggtggcgcacacctttaatcccagcacttaggaggcagaggtaggcggatttctgcgagtttgaggccaccctgagactacatagtaaatgctaggtcagcctggactacagtgagatcctacctataaaattaaaaataaataaaacaaaacaccaaaaaacaaaaaaaaaattgccacttGGTCTGTGGTAGCAGTTTAGGCTAGATAGGGAGACGCAGCCTCagattatatatttacatattttttttggcAGGTGAGATACGTTATGTGTGGTGCCATTATTTGTGAGCACCATTTTCTATTATGCATCTATGACttccttaagacagggtctctccctcaacgtGAAGCTGAGGTTTTTGGTCATGAACCCAGTTTCCACTCCACGGAAGATTAGGGTTACAGAGGTGCATGGCCATGCtcagtttatgtgggatctggggaagaCAATTTCAGGTTGTCTCAGGCCTTCCTAGATCCTTATGCATGGCTGGCATGCACTCAAACTACAGAGCCATCTATCTCCTCAGGCCcaatttctttttgcatttaaaaaacttttttaagatttattttttatttgagacacatagagggagggaggttgagagagagagagaaagagagagacagacagacagacagacagacagacagagagaatgggcatgccagggcctctagccactgcaaatgaactccagatgcatgtgtcaccatgtgcatcgggcatacctgggatctggagaactgaatctgggtctttaggcttcacaggaaagtgccttaaccactaagccatctctccagccctcaaccccaATTTTTATCCACTTAAGAAAAAGTTTttgctttgtactttttaaattcttttttggtttttcaaggtagggtcttgcttttagctcaggctgtcctggaattcactatgtagtctcagagtggcctttaacttatggtgattctcctactgctGGGAATAAAGAAGGTGTGAGTAGCCGGGCATGgggcacactcaggaggcagaggtaggaggatcaccttgagttcgaggccaccctgagactacagaatgaattccaggtctgcctgagctagagtgagaccctacattaaaaaaaaaaaaagaaaggtatgagtcagcacatctggctttcctttgtacttttttcttaaatactttaacctatttatttatgtgagagagaaagagacagaatagagACAgcaagaaaatgggcactccagggcctgtagccactgcaaacaaactccagatgcatatggcaccttgtgtgtatggcttacgtggtgggttctgggaaattaaacctgggtcctttagctttgcaggcaatcaccttaactactaaggtgtctctccagcctgctatgcAGTATTCTATACTATAGAATATGATGCAATTATCATTAAGGCAAgtttaaaatagtaattttaagATACATGCATATTATATATTTGTCTATTCAATTACATAGTTGGTTGTAAATGTTTGCAGAAAACATAAAGAACCTCAAAAGGTCTTATGGTTTTCAATGTAGCTTATACTGTATCAAACTTTTGGAAGTCAAGATACTATTTAAATGATCCACCAtgtcaaaaaattattttgtcaggtgtggtagcacacacctttaatcccagcactcaggagactgaggtaggagaactgctgtgagttcaaagccagcctgagattacatagtgaattccaggtcagcctgggctacagtgaaaccctacctcaaaaaaacatttaCGTACATACacgtgtggtatatgtatgtgtagtgtatgcacatgtgaacGCAGATACGCATACCACCCATGCTCATGCGGGtgttctctttgtgcatctgtttccttgagacaggagtCTTTTAGCCCAGAACTGaagtttttcagtcagactggatgACCAGTAAGggccagtgattctctggtctccattccccacaggactggagttgcaAGCATGCATGGTAatggccacatccagctatttatatgggtgctagggaatcaaacccagggtgaaTCAAGCCCTGTCAAGCCCCCAcgcttatgcagcaagtgctcttacatgctcagccatctccttagctccagaaagagaatttatttttctttttttttttttgaggtagggtctcactctagcccaagctaacctggaattcactgtgtactctcagggtggcctcgaactcacagcaatcctcctcctcctgcctcccgagtactgggattacaggtgtctgatacca is part of the Jaculus jaculus isolate mJacJac1 chromosome X, mJacJac1.mat.Y.cur, whole genome shotgun sequence genome and encodes:
- the Nkrf gene encoding NF-kappa-B-repressing factor: MAGGRLLLGGDFLSPPPLPPLPPPPLPPLPPPPPEPVLEQWRYSHESDWQWSLRRSFICRHLHSYPGAALDQLLALSAAWTNHVFLGCRYSPRLMEKILQMAEGIDIGEMPSYDLMLPKPSKGQKRHLSTYDGQNPPKKQAGSKFHARPRFEPVHFVASSSKDERQEDPYGPQTKEVNEQTHFASMPRNVYQDYTQDSFSVQDGNSQYCDSSGFIFTKEQPVTTNTYFDSGNPVPNSTSQQANSQSAPPPEPSPSQTYPESVVAEKQYFIEKLTAAIWKNLSNPEMTSGSDKINYTYMLTRCIQTCKTNPEYIYAPLKEIPPADIPKNKKLLTDGYACEVRCQNIYLTTGYAGSKNGSRDRATELAVKLLQKRIEVRVVRRKFKHTIGEDLVVCQIGMISYDFPPALKPLEDLVVLGKDASGQPIFNSSAKHWTNFVITENANDAIGILNNSASFNKMSVEYKYEMMPNRTWRCRVFLQDHCLAEGYGTKKTSKHAAADEALKILQKTQPTYPSVKSSQCHSGSSPRGSGKKKDIKDLVVYENSSNPVCTLNDTAQFNRMTVEYVYERMTGLRWKCKVILESEVIAEAVGVKKSVKYEAAGEAVKILKKTQPTVINNLKKGTVEDVISRNEIRGRSAEEAYKQQIKEDNIGNQLLRKMGWTGGGLGKSGEGIREPISVKEQHKREGLGLDVERVNKIAKRDIEQIIRNYARSESHTDLTFSTELTNDERKQIHQIAQKYGLKSKSHGVGHDRYLVVGRKRRKEDLLDQLKQEGQVGHYELVMPQAN